The following are from one region of the Ruficoccus sp. ZRK36 genome:
- a CDS encoding lysophospholipid acyltransferase family protein, translated as MSGGAMGVAYKAAGPAFERLFKLNELDEAYLRVVDDPTTPNFFQRAMRAMDISYEISDRDLERIPREGPLLVVSNHPYGGLDGVVLGALLTSVREDAKLLANYLLEVMKEIKPWLIAVDPFDRPDSARFNFKAMKETIRHLCNGGCIGTFPSGTVSHYRWRQRQITDPTWSPNTARLIHKSQATVVPCYFEGGNGMLFHMGGLVHPRLRTLMLPREMIRMMGSTLRLRVGNPIPYRKLAEFSTNEELVQYLRLNTYILAKRAMDDTPRRKFNFPRVQRKAGAEKPLATAVPPETLEKEISSIPSEQLLVEHGVFQVYYAFASQIPNLLDELGRLREKTFREVGEGTGEPSDTDRFDLYYRHLFMWDVKARKIVGAYRVGLTDEILLTHGKSGLYTSTLFKFKSDFLEKLDPALEMGRSFIVSEYQKKHASLSLIWRGIGQFVCRHPQYKTLFGPVSISQEYNAISKDLMVKFLRKNRLDPSLAQFVKAKNPPRGGAQIRGTEKQAFLEAVKDIDDISALISEIETDHKGIPVLLRHYLKMNGNLLSFNVDTDFGHCVDGLIVVDLTQADARLLRSYMGTNYDNFMAFHQAKVEADK; from the coding sequence ATGTCTGGCGGAGCTATGGGTGTCGCTTACAAGGCGGCCGGCCCCGCATTCGAACGCCTTTTCAAGCTCAATGAACTCGATGAGGCTTACCTGCGTGTCGTTGACGACCCGACGACCCCGAATTTCTTCCAGCGGGCCATGCGGGCGATGGACATTTCCTACGAAATCTCCGACCGCGACCTTGAGCGTATCCCGCGAGAAGGGCCCCTGCTGGTTGTCAGTAATCATCCCTATGGCGGCCTCGATGGTGTTGTGCTCGGGGCGCTGCTGACCTCCGTCCGCGAGGATGCCAAGCTGCTGGCCAATTACCTGCTTGAGGTTATGAAGGAGATCAAGCCCTGGCTGATTGCTGTGGACCCCTTCGACCGCCCCGACTCGGCACGTTTCAATTTTAAAGCCATGAAGGAAACGATCCGCCATCTCTGTAATGGCGGTTGTATCGGCACCTTCCCCTCTGGTACGGTTTCCCACTATCGCTGGAGACAGCGGCAGATCACGGACCCGACCTGGTCGCCGAATACGGCTCGCCTGATCCACAAGTCTCAGGCGACCGTGGTGCCATGTTACTTTGAGGGCGGGAACGGTATGCTCTTTCACATGGGTGGCCTCGTGCATCCTCGCCTGCGTACGCTTATGCTGCCGCGCGAGATGATTCGCATGATGGGCAGCACGCTGCGCCTGCGAGTCGGTAACCCGATCCCGTACCGCAAGCTGGCCGAGTTCAGCACTAACGAAGAGCTCGTCCAGTACCTGCGCCTGAACACCTATATCCTGGCCAAACGGGCGATGGACGACACGCCGCGCCGCAAGTTTAATTTCCCACGCGTCCAGCGCAAGGCGGGGGCTGAGAAGCCGCTGGCGACCGCTGTGCCGCCTGAGACCCTCGAAAAGGAGATATCCTCTATCCCGTCCGAGCAGTTACTGGTCGAGCACGGTGTTTTTCAGGTTTACTACGCCTTTGCCTCGCAGATCCCGAACCTCCTCGATGAGTTGGGACGTCTCCGCGAGAAGACCTTCCGGGAGGTAGGCGAGGGAACTGGTGAGCCCTCGGATACAGACCGCTTCGATCTGTACTATCGGCACCTGTTTATGTGGGATGTGAAGGCCCGCAAAATCGTGGGCGCCTATCGCGTTGGCCTCACCGACGAGATTCTGCTCACCCACGGCAAATCCGGCCTGTACACCTCCACGCTGTTTAAGTTTAAGTCCGACTTCCTCGAAAAACTCGATCCGGCACTGGAGATGGGACGCTCGTTCATCGTCTCTGAGTACCAGAAGAAACACGCCTCGCTCTCGCTCATCTGGCGGGGCATCGGGCAGTTCGTCTGCCGCCATCCGCAGTATAAGACGCTTTTCGGCCCCGTCAGCATCAGTCAGGAGTACAATGCAATCTCCAAGGACTTGATGGTTAAGTTCTTGCGTAAAAACAGGCTGGATCCGTCACTGGCCCAGTTTGTGAAAGCGAAGAATCCTCCGCGCGGCGGGGCGCAGATCCGCGGCACCGAAAAGCAGGCCTTCCTCGAAGCGGTTAAGGACATCGACGATATTTCGGCCCTCATCTCGGAGATTGAAACCGACCATAAGGGCATCCCGGTTCTGTTGCGCCATTACCTGAAGATGAACGGTAACCTGCTCTCCTTTAACGTGGATACCGACTTCGGGCACTGTGTGGACGGGCTCATCGTGGTTGACCTCACGCAGGCCGATGCACGCCTGCTGCGTTCCTACATGGGGACCAATTACGATAACTTCATGGCCTTCCATCAGGCGAAGGTCGAAGCGGATAAGTAA
- a CDS encoding UDP-N-acetylglucosamine diphosphorylase, which translates to MKASDLFDFPASLPFGAHFSPDAAPWEWVTNIAEALKGFDFDGAADAHTDIPAGVSISGQVFIHRTVKLPAYAVIEGPCWIGPEVEIRPGAYIRGKVIVGAGSVVGNSTELKNALLLENVQAPHFNYVGDSVLGNKAHLGAGVICANLRLDQGGVIVNTPDGRVDTGMRKLGALMGDASEAGCNAVLQPGTILGKAAAVMPTMAFGGYLEEGVLAFNRPVVGRVPRRDYPKSTPSVAR; encoded by the coding sequence ATGAAAGCCAGCGACCTCTTCGATTTTCCCGCCAGCCTGCCTTTTGGGGCACATTTCAGCCCGGATGCCGCCCCCTGGGAGTGGGTGACCAACATCGCCGAAGCCCTCAAGGGGTTTGACTTCGACGGCGCGGCCGATGCCCACACGGACATCCCCGCCGGGGTCAGCATATCCGGCCAGGTCTTTATCCACCGCACCGTCAAGCTGCCCGCCTACGCCGTGATCGAAGGCCCCTGCTGGATCGGGCCGGAGGTGGAGATCCGCCCCGGCGCGTACATTCGCGGCAAGGTCATCGTGGGCGCAGGCTCTGTCGTGGGGAACTCCACCGAGCTGAAAAATGCCCTGCTGCTGGAAAACGTGCAGGCTCCGCATTTTAACTATGTGGGTGACTCTGTCCTCGGTAATAAGGCTCACCTCGGTGCCGGTGTCATCTGCGCAAATCTCCGCCTCGACCAGGGCGGCGTGATCGTGAATACACCGGACGGCCGTGTCGATACCGGCATGCGTAAGCTCGGGGCGCTGATGGGCGATGCCTCGGAGGCCGGTTGCAATGCCGTGCTCCAGCCAGGCACGATCCTTGGAAAAGCCGCCGCTGTCATGCCTACAATGGCCTTTGGGGGCTATCTGGAGGAAGGGGTACTGGCCTTTAACCGTCCAGTCGTGGGGCGCGTGCCGCGCCGGGATTATCCCAAGAGCACGCCCAGCGTGGCCCGGTGA
- the aroC gene encoding chorismate synthase: MGNSFGKFFRISTWGESHGGGIGVVIDGCPANMPLSAQEDIQPALDRRRPGQSDITTPRKETDTATIVSGVYEGRTLGTPIAVTVPNSDHRPEAYSEMKEKFRPSHADFTYQSKYGIRNHEGGGRSSARETIGRVAAGAIAQKALLSAAGDIEVRAYVERIHSIGLDDFDSGEAPSYPFPSLEEVEASAVRCPDPVMAEQMIARIKEARSVGDSVGGVIVCRVRGLPVGLGEPVFDRLEAELAKAMLSLPATKAFEIGSGFAGTLMKGSEHNDIFENREGRVRTRTNRSGGTQGGISNGEELYFRIGFKPTATILQPQQTVDHSGSETELIGRGRHDPCVVPRAVPIVEAMTWLVLTDLWMAQSARQAGQAPHA, encoded by the coding sequence ATGGGTAACAGCTTCGGCAAGTTCTTCCGTATCAGCACCTGGGGCGAAAGCCACGGGGGTGGCATCGGCGTCGTCATCGACGGCTGCCCGGCCAATATGCCCCTGAGCGCGCAGGAGGATATCCAGCCCGCGCTTGATCGCCGTCGCCCCGGCCAGAGCGACATCACCACGCCCCGTAAGGAGACCGACACCGCCACCATCGTTTCAGGTGTCTACGAGGGCCGCACCCTGGGCACCCCTATTGCCGTCACGGTCCCCAACTCTGATCACCGCCCCGAGGCCTACTCTGAGATGAAGGAGAAGTTCCGCCCCTCGCATGCGGACTTCACCTATCAGAGCAAATACGGCATCCGCAACCACGAGGGCGGTGGCCGATCCTCCGCCCGTGAAACCATCGGCCGTGTGGCCGCTGGAGCCATCGCGCAAAAGGCCCTTCTTTCCGCCGCCGGAGACATCGAAGTCCGCGCCTACGTCGAGCGTATCCACTCCATCGGACTGGACGACTTCGATAGCGGAGAAGCCCCCTCCTACCCCTTTCCGAGCCTCGAAGAGGTCGAGGCCAGCGCCGTGCGCTGCCCGGACCCCGTCATGGCTGAGCAGATGATTGCCCGCATCAAAGAGGCCCGCTCAGTGGGCGACTCGGTGGGGGGCGTTATCGTCTGCCGCGTGCGCGGGCTGCCGGTTGGCCTGGGGGAACCCGTTTTTGACCGTCTGGAGGCCGAGCTGGCCAAGGCCATGCTCTCGCTCCCGGCCACCAAGGCCTTCGAGATCGGAAGCGGCTTCGCAGGCACCCTCATGAAGGGCTCTGAGCACAACGATATCTTTGAAAACCGCGAGGGACGCGTTCGCACCCGTACGAACCGCTCCGGCGGGACCCAGGGGGGCATCAGCAATGGCGAGGAGCTGTATTTCCGGATCGGATTCAAGCCCACCGCAACCATTCTCCAGCCCCAGCAAACGGTCGATCATTCCGGCTCGGAGACCGAGCTTATCGGCCGGGGCAGACACGACCCCTGCGTCGTCCCGCGTGCCGTCCCCATCGTCGAGGCCATGACCTGGCTCGTGCTGACAGACCTGTGGATGGCTCAGAGCGCCCGCCAGGCAGGGCAAGCCCCGCACGCGTGA
- a CDS encoding 3'-5' exonuclease, with translation MHWKDCPIHVVDFEGSRSSGVVEFGVVTLWDGDIASCATRLCRPRGEITPQERAQHGIVEDEARLFEPFAAEWERFTGMRAKGPLAAHHAMVENGFLKAQWAYPPASPDFLHEGAEIADWGPWIDTRQLYAQVYPDLGGYGLSELVATFELQDRLNAEGDRHCPQRRGKYHCALYDALASALLLERLGEQEGFENMSIEWLITHSQASASKREAASQGGLF, from the coding sequence ATGCATTGGAAAGATTGCCCCATCCATGTGGTGGACTTTGAAGGCAGCCGCAGCAGCGGTGTGGTCGAGTTCGGTGTCGTTACGCTCTGGGACGGTGATATCGCCAGCTGTGCGACGCGTCTGTGCCGCCCGCGTGGCGAGATCACCCCGCAGGAGCGGGCCCAGCATGGGATCGTCGAGGATGAGGCGCGGCTCTTTGAGCCGTTCGCGGCCGAGTGGGAGCGCTTCACTGGCATGCGCGCAAAGGGGCCGCTCGCCGCCCACCACGCCATGGTCGAGAATGGCTTTCTCAAGGCTCAGTGGGCTTACCCGCCAGCTTCCCCGGACTTCCTGCATGAGGGCGCTGAAATCGCCGACTGGGGCCCCTGGATCGACACCCGCCAACTCTACGCGCAGGTGTACCCGGACCTCGGTGGCTACGGCCTGTCCGAACTGGTTGCGACCTTTGAGCTACAGGACCGCCTCAATGCCGAAGGCGACCGCCACTGCCCGCAGCGGCGCGGCAAGTACCACTGCGCCCTCTACGATGCGCTGGCCTCGGCGCTGTTGCTGGAGCGACTGGGCGAGCAGGAGGGCTTTGAGAACATGAGCATCGAGTGGCTCATCACTCACAGTCAGGCCTCCGCCAGTAAACGAGAAGCCGCCAGCCAGGGTGGACTGTTTTAA
- the hisN gene encoding histidinol-phosphatase: protein MDASLRDELKAFMTELAMASGELIMRYWRDEDNLHVERKADSTPVTEADRGAEKLMRAMIAERYPTHGIIAEEFGNEREDAEFVWVLDPIDGTKSFISHVPLFGTLIALMHKGQPLLGCIHQPVLGELLIGDGETCTLNGQRAQVRPCAELSQAVLTTTDPALFAQGQHHVAGLDKLAGEVWLTRAWGDCYGYLLVATGRADAMLDPVLETWDLMALIPIIRGAGGVITDWYGEDPVTGRSAEGAAGASANSCSAIAAGVDVHRATLGVLLG from the coding sequence ATGGACGCCTCCCTGCGCGACGAACTCAAAGCCTTTATGACCGAGCTGGCGATGGCCAGCGGCGAACTCATCATGCGCTACTGGCGCGACGAGGATAACCTGCACGTCGAGCGCAAGGCCGACTCCACCCCGGTGACCGAGGCCGACCGCGGCGCGGAGAAACTCATGCGCGCGATGATCGCCGAGCGCTACCCCACCCACGGGATCATTGCAGAGGAGTTTGGCAACGAGCGCGAGGACGCGGAATTTGTCTGGGTCCTGGACCCGATCGACGGCACCAAGAGCTTCATCAGCCACGTCCCGCTTTTCGGCACCCTGATTGCGCTCATGCACAAGGGCCAGCCCCTGCTCGGCTGCATTCATCAGCCCGTGCTGGGTGAGCTGCTCATCGGCGATGGCGAAACCTGCACCCTCAACGGCCAGCGCGCACAGGTTCGCCCGTGCGCGGAGCTTTCGCAGGCGGTTTTAACCACGACTGATCCCGCGCTCTTTGCCCAGGGGCAGCACCATGTCGCCGGGCTGGACAAGCTGGCCGGCGAAGTCTGGCTCACGCGGGCCTGGGGCGACTGCTACGGCTACCTGCTCGTGGCCACAGGCCGCGCAGATGCGATGCTCGATCCTGTACTGGAGACCTGGGACCTGATGGCGCTGATCCCGATCATACGCGGGGCCGGAGGCGTGATCACCGACTGGTACGGAGAAGATCCTGTCACCGGGCGCTCAGCCGAGGGCGCAGCCGGAGCCTCTGCGAACAGCTGCTCAGCGATTGCCGCCGGGGTGGACGTTCACCGGGCCACGCTGGGCGTGCTCTTGGGATAA
- the dgt gene encoding dGTP triphosphohydrolase, translating into MPSLFYNDFDNERHGANHGGSDADERTAFQLDRDRVIFSYAFRRLQSKTQVFQSGEYDFYRTRLTHSLEVARIARSIGEHLNREHPEVDLDGDLLEAVGLSHDLGHPPFGHIGERKLNELMASWGGFEGNAQTARILTEIFWQRKDGPRGMQPSRAFLDGVLKYKALWLDCWTHQTPTTDATPPDNHFLYDDQAVLRDFVAGGEWPSSSTEPYLANAAKSLECQVMDWADDTAYSLHDIVDSVKAGYLTRASVERWAEDQGEETARSPVLLSLLDQLEKDHLEAIFARKLGEFVRSSTLEPFEGVLAAQTARYRWRLCVPQEIQDECALYKRIAFNLVFRSPRIQQVEFKSGFLIERLFNAFFDCHLKPGGKGLKLLPEPALSWVERETEIPARARLLCDYLTQLTDHEAIRLYRHLFDPEFGSITDLL; encoded by the coding sequence ATGCCATCCCTTTTTTACAATGATTTTGATAATGAACGTCATGGCGCAAACCATGGTGGTTCAGACGCCGACGAACGCACAGCCTTTCAGCTCGACCGCGACCGGGTCATCTTCTCCTACGCCTTTCGCCGCCTGCAGTCCAAGACCCAGGTTTTCCAGTCCGGGGAGTACGACTTTTACCGTACCCGGCTGACGCACTCCCTCGAAGTCGCCCGCATCGCCCGCTCCATCGGTGAGCACCTGAACCGCGAACACCCGGAGGTCGACCTGGATGGGGACCTGCTGGAAGCTGTGGGGCTTTCGCACGATCTGGGGCACCCGCCCTTCGGGCACATTGGCGAGCGTAAGCTCAATGAACTGATGGCGTCATGGGGCGGTTTTGAAGGCAATGCGCAGACTGCCCGCATCCTGACCGAGATATTCTGGCAGCGTAAAGATGGTCCACGCGGCATGCAGCCGAGTCGCGCCTTTCTGGACGGTGTCCTCAAGTACAAGGCCCTCTGGCTGGACTGCTGGACCCATCAAACACCGACCACCGACGCCACCCCGCCGGACAACCATTTCCTCTACGATGACCAGGCGGTGCTGCGCGACTTCGTCGCGGGTGGCGAGTGGCCATCCTCCTCAACAGAGCCGTACCTGGCCAATGCCGCCAAAAGCCTCGAATGCCAGGTCATGGACTGGGCCGACGACACGGCCTACTCTCTCCACGACATCGTAGACAGCGTCAAGGCCGGCTACCTGACCCGGGCCTCTGTCGAGCGCTGGGCTGAGGATCAAGGGGAGGAAACGGCACGATCGCCCGTACTGCTCTCCCTGCTGGACCAGCTCGAAAAAGACCACCTAGAGGCAATCTTCGCGCGCAAGCTGGGCGAATTCGTCCGCTCGTCCACGCTTGAGCCCTTTGAGGGGGTACTGGCCGCACAAACGGCACGCTACCGCTGGCGCCTCTGTGTGCCGCAGGAAATCCAGGATGAATGCGCCCTGTACAAACGGATCGCGTTCAACCTGGTCTTTCGCTCCCCTCGCATCCAGCAGGTCGAGTTCAAAAGCGGATTCCTGATTGAGCGGCTCTTTAACGCCTTCTTTGACTGCCACCTCAAGCCCGGAGGCAAGGGCTTGAAGCTCCTGCCGGAGCCTGCCCTGAGCTGGGTGGAGCGCGAGACAGAAATCCCCGCGCGGGCGCGGTTACTGTGCGATTACCTGACGCAGCTCACTGACCACGAGGCGATCCGCCTCTACCGGCACCTCTTCGACCCGGAGTTCGGCTCCATCACAGACCTGCTCTAG
- the mgtE gene encoding magnesium transporter, whose translation MTQTTLPPDIRQLLGDGNEEALRDLCHSEHPASMAELMADLSPTEVWQVVHLVEPETQAEIVCQLPGDLQASLVASLGRADAAKLLTAMTPDDRADIFRQLDDAQCEAIFPALAKAAREDIRRLTAYPEGTAGSIMSSDYVSLGRNMSAAEALEQIRLEAPDKEIVYYAYVLDENRHLLGSVSLKDLIVAKPEAKVSDLMRTEVISTHADEDQETAARMIQKYDLIALPVVNGEGGLVGLISHDDAIDVITQEQQEDLEKLMAISGSHEAGTYLKTPSLRHFQNRAYWIVGLAALGLVSGFIIHSFEESLEALIILALYMPMVADTGGNTGSQSATVVVRALALGEIKPGDALKVLFKELKVSVLLALVLAVLSFGKVLWLSHGTEIPQGFTLDMIGLAIALALGLQVITATLIGAVLPLIASKLKLDPAVVASPALTTIVDITGLLIYFSTARMLLHI comes from the coding sequence GTGACTCAGACCACCCTCCCCCCTGATATTCGGCAACTCCTCGGCGACGGCAACGAAGAGGCACTGCGCGACCTGTGCCATAGCGAGCACCCGGCCTCCATGGCCGAGCTCATGGCTGACCTGTCGCCTACAGAGGTCTGGCAAGTCGTGCACCTGGTTGAGCCGGAGACTCAGGCAGAGATCGTCTGCCAGCTTCCCGGAGACCTGCAGGCTTCGCTTGTGGCCAGTCTGGGCCGGGCCGATGCCGCCAAGCTGCTCACAGCGATGACGCCTGACGACCGGGCCGATATTTTTCGCCAGCTCGATGATGCCCAGTGCGAGGCGATCTTTCCCGCCTTGGCGAAGGCGGCCCGTGAGGACATCCGCCGCCTGACGGCCTACCCCGAGGGCACCGCGGGCTCGATCATGAGCTCCGACTATGTCTCGTTGGGTCGGAACATGTCGGCCGCTGAAGCGCTTGAACAGATTCGCCTGGAGGCGCCCGACAAGGAAATCGTCTACTACGCCTATGTGCTGGACGAAAACCGGCACCTGCTCGGCTCGGTTTCCCTGAAGGACCTGATCGTGGCCAAGCCGGAAGCCAAGGTCAGCGACCTGATGCGCACGGAGGTCATCAGCACTCACGCCGACGAGGATCAGGAGACTGCCGCCCGCATGATCCAGAAATACGACCTCATCGCCCTGCCGGTGGTCAACGGCGAGGGCGGGCTCGTGGGCCTGATCTCACATGATGATGCCATCGACGTCATCACGCAGGAGCAGCAGGAAGACCTGGAAAAGCTCATGGCTATCAGTGGCTCTCACGAAGCAGGGACCTACCTGAAAACACCTTCGCTGCGGCACTTCCAGAATCGTGCCTACTGGATCGTGGGGCTGGCCGCCCTCGGGCTTGTTTCCGGGTTCATTATCCACAGCTTCGAGGAGTCTCTGGAGGCGCTGATCATCCTCGCCCTCTACATGCCAATGGTCGCCGATACCGGCGGTAACACCGGCAGCCAGTCGGCCACGGTGGTGGTACGCGCGCTGGCTCTGGGCGAGATCAAGCCCGGTGACGCGCTAAAGGTACTCTTTAAGGAGCTGAAAGTCTCCGTCCTGCTGGCGCTGGTGCTCGCAGTCCTGTCCTTTGGCAAGGTGCTGTGGCTCTCGCATGGCACGGAGATCCCGCAGGGGTTCACACTGGATATGATCGGGCTCGCTATCGCTCTGGCCCTCGGGTTGCAGGTAATCACTGCCACCCTGATCGGTGCCGTGCTGCCCCTCATCGCCTCCAAGCTCAAACTCGACCCGGCGGTCGTGGCGAGCCCTGCTCTGACCACGATTGTGGACATCACCGGCCTGCTCATCTACTTCTCGACCGCCAGAATGCTGCTGCACATCTAG
- a CDS encoding helix-turn-helix transcriptional regulator, whose amino-acid sequence MSQQASSPSIDAQQFSMRFRLLMSYHDLTLKDIASHTDNAVSTVGTWKNGRVPSSSDTHERLAALFGVSVNFLLYGNADYGNIPQVNDARHVLHDIEELLGALDRENHLQEPLSHFQKAFHPAEKRGDDEAPFRRSRIEGYLSKFLDRAEEQPGGLAHTWYHLRREFPLDLFSRLG is encoded by the coding sequence ATGTCACAACAGGCCTCCTCTCCATCTATTGACGCGCAGCAGTTCAGTATGCGCTTCCGGCTCCTGATGAGCTACCACGATCTCACCCTGAAAGATATTGCCAGTCATACGGATAATGCCGTCTCTACAGTCGGTACCTGGAAGAATGGACGCGTCCCATCATCCAGTGACACCCATGAGCGTCTCGCAGCATTGTTTGGGGTCAGTGTAAATTTTCTCCTCTACGGCAATGCTGATTATGGAAATATTCCACAGGTAAATGATGCCCGCCATGTCCTGCATGACATTGAGGAATTACTCGGCGCACTCGACCGTGAAAACCACCTGCAAGAGCCCCTCAGCCACTTCCAGAAGGCTTTCCATCCGGCAGAAAAGAGAGGCGATGACGAGGCACCTTTCAGGCGTTCACGCATAGAGGGGTACCTGAGCAAGTTTCTGGACCGGGCCGAGGAGCAGCCAGGAGGACTTGCCCATACCTGGTACCACCTGCGGCGCGAGTTTCCGCTAGACCTTTTCTCACGTCTCGGCTGA
- a CDS encoding NAD(P)/FAD-dependent oxidoreductase: MAKDWLEGVKGSYDAVVIGSGLGGLTSANILAKMGHKVLVLEHHYQFGGLATWFKRPRRHIFDISLHGFPVGMIKSCRRYWTKEIADSIKQIKSIRFINPQFNIDTTFTREDFTRILQETFKVPRERVEAFFEHLRQMNYYDRDTRTTKEMFEEFFPGRNDVHRLLMEPIAYANGSTWDDPAITYGIVFSNFMSKGVYIYQGGTDQLISRMTDELEKNGVEIYKNALVEHVYTEDDPATGQRRVVGVRACARGMEPRDIACKAVVSNSNIKNTVLQLAGKESFKPEFVEETEKVRVNTSSCQVYLGIREGESIPNIGDLVFTSEAPEFSSDELTDFNTSSRTFSVYYPETRPQNPVDRYAIVASLNARWKDWEKLSDTEYSAAKERIITQALDGLEKFIPDIRQKVDWQEAATPRTVHSYTRHFGGTSFGTKFEGLKVSMELPEQVSGLYHAGSVGIIMSGWLGTINYGVIVASKADSFLCAAKRGETVAQG, from the coding sequence ATGGCGAAAGACTGGCTAGAAGGTGTCAAAGGCTCCTACGATGCGGTGGTGATCGGCAGCGGATTGGGCGGCCTGACCAGCGCGAACATCCTTGCGAAGATGGGGCACAAGGTGCTTGTCCTCGAGCACCACTATCAGTTTGGCGGTCTCGCCACGTGGTTTAAGCGCCCGCGCCGCCACATCTTCGACATTTCCCTGCACGGCTTCCCGGTCGGCATGATCAAGTCCTGCCGCCGCTACTGGACAAAGGAAATCGCCGACTCGATCAAGCAGATCAAGTCCATCCGCTTCATCAACCCGCAGTTCAACATCGACACGACCTTCACGCGGGAGGACTTCACGCGCATCCTGCAGGAGACCTTCAAGGTGCCCCGCGAGCGGGTCGAGGCCTTCTTCGAGCACCTGCGGCAGATGAACTACTACGACCGGGACACCCGCACGACGAAGGAGATGTTCGAAGAGTTCTTCCCCGGCCGTAACGACGTGCACCGCCTGCTCATGGAGCCCATCGCCTACGCCAACGGCTCCACCTGGGACGACCCTGCCATCACCTACGGCATCGTCTTCTCGAACTTCATGAGCAAGGGCGTCTACATCTACCAGGGGGGCACCGATCAGCTCATCTCCCGGATGACCGATGAGCTGGAGAAAAACGGCGTTGAGATCTATAAAAACGCCCTCGTCGAGCATGTTTACACCGAGGACGACCCCGCCACGGGCCAGCGCCGGGTGGTTGGCGTTCGCGCCTGTGCCCGCGGCATGGAGCCGCGTGACATCGCCTGTAAGGCTGTCGTCTCGAACTCCAATATCAAGAACACCGTCCTCCAGCTCGCCGGTAAGGAGAGCTTCAAGCCTGAGTTTGTAGAGGAGACCGAAAAGGTCCGCGTCAACACCAGCTCGTGCCAGGTCTACCTCGGCATCCGCGAGGGAGAGTCGATCCCGAATATCGGCGACCTCGTCTTTACCTCGGAGGCCCCGGAGTTCTCCAGCGACGAGTTGACGGACTTCAACACCTCCAGCCGTACCTTTTCCGTCTATTATCCGGAGACCCGCCCGCAGAACCCGGTGGACCGCTACGCCATCGTGGCCTCGCTGAATGCCCGCTGGAAGGACTGGGAAAAGCTTTCTGACACCGAATACTCGGCCGCCAAGGAGCGTATCATCACACAGGCTCTGGACGGACTGGAGAAGTTTATCCCCGACATCCGGCAAAAGGTGGACTGGCAGGAGGCGGCCACCCCCCGCACCGTGCACAGCTACACGCGCCACTTCGGCGGCACTTCCTTCGGGACGAAGTTTGAGGGCCTGAAAGTTTCCATGGAGCTGCCCGAGCAGGTTTCCGGTCTTTACCACGCCGGTTCTGTCGGCATCATCATGTCTGGCTGGCTCGGTACGATCAACTATGGCGTTATCGTCGCCAGCAAGGCCGACTCCTTCCTCTGCGCCGCCAAGCGCGGCGAAACCGTTGCCCAAGGCTGA